The nucleotide window TGTTACAAGTTCAGAAAATGTTTCTGTTCAAGAGAATAGCGAGTTCAATTCGGTGAGTGACTTGGTAGACTGGGGAAAGAATAATTCACCAGAGGAACTACCTACGAAATTAGAACAGATGAGCCTTGGCCCTAAAACTAGCAAACTTCTAGAACATCAGAATGAATCTTCCGAAGCTTCGGTTCCTGTTGCATCCGGGGATGCATGGTCCCAAAGTACGACTGCTCATAATTCCACCACAGATCAGATCCCTGTAGTGCCTTCGGACTACACTAGTACTGGTGTGGAGCTTCCCCATCCCATTGATAATCAAGCAGTGGTAAATAAAGAACATTCTGCACAAAGTGGATATCAGGCAACGAGCCTTGCACCAATAGACAACGTGGTGCAAAGCGGGTATGACCAGTGGTACAATCAGAGCACGCTACCGCGTTCTGCGGAGAATCCATGGTATCCTAAGGATCTTACCAGGTCAACAAAGGATTGGAGTGCTGAGCAGAACGTCGAGAATTATGAGATCATTCAGCAGCCTGCGGAATTTGTCAATTTGGAGGTAGTCACGCCATCATTGCAGGAACGCGATATCTACGGCTCGAGGGattcaataaataaagaaaCGCTGGATAACGATCCGAAACCGGTTGTTAATCCTGTTAAGGAGGCAGTCAGCACGCGCGACTTTCGGCAAGAGGTGAACAACGTCGAGGTACCTGCTGCTCAACAACCGACACGGTCTCTTCCATCTCTCCAACCGGAACAAGTACTTTATATGATGATTGCTTATGACTCTATGATataaatgaataattgcacTAACAAAGGATTATTTCACAGGTGCCCGACAATTATGAGTTTGCGTCGAATGATAGGAATACATTCTTGGAGACCGGAGAGCTAACAGACTCGCATCAGGAGCATGAGCCGACTCCACCGAGTCAGGACGATGAAAACGACGAAGTGCCTAATGATATTCCTTTCCTGCGAGAAGTACCAGGTCAATCGAGTTCTATAGACCCGAGGCGGAACGATCCAACTGGTCAGGAGCAGTACGTCCAGTCTGCTCAGAGACTGGACCCAAGGAGGAATGATCCTTCGGGTCAGGAGCAGGGATTGCAGTTGAGGAACATCACTGATAGATCTGAGCGACGGGATATCCCTCCTGGCCAGGAGAGAAGCGTTTCTCTGCTCTCGCGATCAGACTCGGACACGTTGGAACGCCGAAATGATCCGTCTGGCAGAGAACGCTCGTTGCCTCCTCAACAATCTCGTAACGATCCTTCTGGGGAGGAGAGGCAGCAGTCGCAACCTCAGATCATGTTAGAATCCAGCGAGACACGGGAAGTTCCTGGTAGGGGCAATGAGCCCGAAGAGCCTAATCAGCAGACGGATGAGAATCTCAGGCAGATACCTGGAGGCGCGTCTCCCAACGAGGTTACCCAGTCCTTGGACGACAGACCCAATGGGAGAGTGGTCACAGGGTCCCAGGAAGTTCCTTCTATGAGCTGTAAGTATGGTATCTATGTCGAGTTATATTTCACGTATTGTCCGCATTGGAAATTGAATTGCTTCACTGATATTGATCTGGTTTTAGCCGCCATATCGGATCAAGTGAGTGATTCGAGGAGCAAGCGAGAGGAAGCTGTTGGGGCATCTATACGCGAGGCCCAAGGAGCTTCCAGCTCCTCAAATCGCAGAGATTCGTACGATGATGAGAATGATGAAGGTTCCGGGAACAGCAGGGACGATAGTAGGGAAAGGCGACGCGACAGCAGCTCGGAACGGAGACGATACGAGTATGAACGGAAGAACTATTACGATCGTGAACGAGAATACGATGACGACTATTACTATGACCGTCGTCGTGGTGCAGAGACCGATCGATCCTACAACAGCCGCGACGAATTCGATCGTCGAGAAATGCCTTACAGGGAGGATGATCGGAAGCATCCCAGTAGGGATGATTTGGATAGACACACCCGGGAAGATCTGGAGAGGAGGAACAAACCTAAAGACGATCTCGATGAACGAGACAGTAGGAGACGACCCGATGATCGTAGACGAGATAGAGGCGAGGACGTACGTCGTAGGGAAAGGGAGATCCGGGATTACGATCCCCGGCATCCTAGAGATCGGGATTATCTCGATCGGGATAGGAGAAGGGACGACAGACGACCGAGACGATACGACGATTTCGATATCAGAGATCCTTATTACGATGATCCGTATAGTAGGGGGTAGGTGAATTTGAAATTGTATAGCAGTGTCTAAGTATTATTCCCGTAATCTTCACATATGCGTTCCTCAGGTCTAGACCATCTAGTAGGTCATCCTACAACGACAGAGACCGAGCGTACTATATGAGGTCGAGGGACCATTACTATGGTTATAACGGTATGCATTATTTTTCTGTACGTTGGCTGAGCATTGATGGTAGAATTAATTTGACTTTGTTTCTCAGGTTACCCTGGATACGATTATGGTGTTCATTATGCTAATAATTATTACGCGTACATAGAGAATTTACGACGGACGAATCCTGCCGCTTATTCGGAatggtatcacaagtattatgcTAATCAGCATCAGCAACAGCTTGTGTCCCGTGGAGTCACTAATTATCCAGAAGATAGGGCCAGCGTTCACTCGGGTCGTAGCTCTTGCGACGATAGGTGAGCCTCGGCCAGCGTTGCAAAGAATCGAAATCAATATGATCTTCTGGTTTCATATTTACCTACGGTTTTTTAATGTCGATTATGTGTTAGATTTTTTACGAATCCAAGCGCATGCTTACACTCGCCAAACAAAGCATTGTATGTCCCGTATTTCGGGTGTCCTGGATGGGCCAGGAGTCCGCAACGGAAACGACCGTGTTGTCTAAATTTGAATAGGTGAGACCGAGAGAGACCTCTCGGTTCGACACAACTGATGTATTGAAATTTGTCGAATCTGCTAACTATTGAAAGTAACTTATCGTTAGTTAAAACACCCTCGTCGCTTTCGAAGTATCTTTCTCTACGCTAGATAATTTTTCGACAGAAATTTTTGTGTTTTGCTCATGTAGAACTTTTAGTAGAAGCCATTTCTTTTCATATTTATCCCTTGAAAATGATGCAACATACTGTTGCACACTAACATTAGTATTAACATAGCTTACATCTATTAGTTTCTCACGATTCgattgcgaatttttatgcatttattaatTACAGTCTTCATAAATACTGTCTAGaaaattttgcataaagattcacagTCTACTGTGATTGTTAGCATCCATTTGAACGAGAAATGTACTCTGCAGAACAACCGGTGACAAACGAACTTTAGGCGACACGTCTGTGCTTGAGGACTCGACGAGTGCTTCAGCAAGGATGACTCCTACTAAGTTTTCAACTTCACATGCATACGGTACAGTATCAAATtattcaaaatataatatatacagttgACATGAGAAATCTGTTAAGGTATACTAAAAATCTCACATTTTTAGGGTGTTTCTCGATCGGATCATTGATTCACGTGCTTCCATCTTATCCAACCGATGGTGAAAGAGCTAAGGTGGACATTCTTAAACTGGACAATCTACTTTCACATGATCCCGTGACCCGTGATTTACGGACATATCCTGGACCTTTAATTAAGCAAGTGTAATCAATATATCTAAGCATGCTTATTGTTCCGAATAGATGAATTACTTGTAATCTTACGTGTTGCAGACGAATATGCCTCCTTAGATATGTATCTAATCTGATTCCCTTTATGTTTTTGCTTATTTTTTAACGCGACGTTTGTTCTTTCTGCAGAGGTGTCACTCATAAAAAGACAATTATCGAATACTGCgagaataaaataaagaaagcaGCGGCGAACGAAGAGATGATCGATCGTGCCTCGTACATACTTTTGTATGAATTAATGATCATGTTGATTCAGCAGAACGGCGTAAGATATTTTCCCTTTAACGAATACGAAAGGAAATAATTTGTCAGTGTTCTGAATTTACGTATCGTTGTAGAATGTTGTCGGCGTTGACATAGCGGCGTTGTTGCTCAGGAACAAGGAAACGTATCCTTACGAGTTAAACAAGAAATCGCAGGATTCGGGAAGAAGAGAGTCTGTGATCTCTCAAAGATCGGGACTAGGTGGAGATGGATTTCAAGGTAGTCAAGAATGTAGTACGGCTGCTTCAGAGAAGATTGAAAGCAAACCACGGAAAAGCATTGAGCAAATAACGGACGAATTTCGAAATACACTGCTCTACGGTTTAGTTCAAGAGGCGCTGGGTAGGTCTCCTTTCAAATTGTACCTTTCGCAAGGATAATTCGAATTACTGGTTGTAAATCTCATTGCTTCTGTTGCACAGAGTATGCTATGACTGAGGGACTTTGGGGACACGCGTTGTTCCTGGCCAGTAAGCTGGACAAACGCACCCACGCATCAGTGATGACCCGCTTTGCTAATAGTTTACCGTACCATGACCCATTGCAAACACTGTACCAGCTGCATTCTGGTCGTGTACCTGCCGTCGTCACCGGTATCTCGGATCCCCGCTGGGACGATTGGAGACCCCATTTAGCTATGATCATATCCAATACGTCCTCTAATCCTGACATTAACCGTCGCTCTATCACAACTCTCGGGGACACACTTTCCGCGCGAGGAGACATTCACGCTGCCCATTTCTGCTACATTCTCTCGCAAGTTGACTTCGGGGCCTATGAAGCTAGCAATGTGAAACTCGTGCTAATCGGTGCAAATCATCATAAGCCTTACAACACGTTCCTCACGACGGAAGCGGTGATGCTCACGGAAATCTACGAGTACGCAAGAAACCTCAGCGAGCCAGGATTTACGTTGGTGGATCTGCAGACCTTTAAGTTCGACCTGGCGTTGAAAATGATGGATCATGGACTGATCGAAAAAGCGTTATTGTACATAGAACAAATTGCAGTGAACATCACCAGCGAGCCGTCGAAATACAAGAAGTCCTTCATCTCCGCGGTCTACAATCTTGGGGACAGGATCAAGTATCATGACCCGGTTTACAAGGATTCCACCGATGAAGCTGTAACTTTACTTTGGTTCGATAATTTAGCTGAAATTGTTAGCAAATGCTATGTAAGTTCGACGGACGATGGACTCGATTAAGAATATTGTTCTGTGGTAATGATAGGATTAAAATACAGATACTGATTGTTAAACTTTGTTACAgtctggcgaaatagtcgagaaCGATACCTATGGATCGCAAGCGAAGCAGGAGTCTTACAGTAGCATGCAAAATCAGGACATGTATGAGATGAAGCACCCGCAACAACagctacaacaacaacaacaagcccAACTCTGGAATCCTCCCCAACCGGACTACAGAGAGGGACCAACGTCGATGATGGAGGTTCCCTCGACCGATGTGCAATCAGAATGGCAACCATTGTCATTGCCATCCAATATACCGGACACGTACGACCAATCCATGCAATATTCGAGAAACAATGAGGAATCCTACCAACCGTCGCAACAACAAGATTACTGGAACCAAGACTCTTATTATCAGAGTAATTACGGGAGGAATGACAGTACTGTTAGCAACTGGCAACAACAATCAACAGGTGCACCGTATCCCCCGGAACAAGGTGACACCGACAATTCTCAGCTGCAGGAAAAATGGAACTATGAGGTGAGAGTCGCTTGGTGCAATCAGCTAGCTTAATTTTGACATCTCAACTTTCTCAGTCTCGTTGTTCGACGGGGTGTCTCAGACCACCGCTATTAAGATAGAAGCAACTGGTTTCTTGATGGAATCTCTATAGTTTTCTATGGTACCAAATGGATGGTCCGAGACATCCTGCTCACCCCGCTGCTTCAAGTAAACTATTAACAAATCTCCTCCAGTAGACTTGAGAATAACAGAGTTTTGTTTCACCTTTTTCTTGATGCGTGCGTACGGACAGACGGAAAGAGAAGATAAAACAGCCACTCCTGAAGTAAGTAATTACGCGCTCACTGCGGATAGTAATATCGGTCCTGGCGAGTGGTCGTTGGACGGGACCAACATTAGCTCGTTACGTCGACGCAAAATATTAAGCGACTCTCTAGCGAAACCACGAATCGATTCCTGTTCCTCCGAATCGAATATTATAAGTAGCTTATTGTCGTCGGTTTCGAATCCCTATCGGTCAAGCAAGTTAGAGGAGACCAAGTCCACGAAACCTTCGAAAATGATCACCTATCCAAAGATCACGGCGACCTATCCAAAACTCTTGTCGAACAACAAACTTTCTCCGAGAGAAGTGAAAAAGATTAAGAAGATAGATGGTAGATACGTGAAGCCGCCCTCCTCGCAACCTCCTGTGTTCTTAAAATGCAAAATCAGAAAAAAGTCAGACCACGATGACGATACTTCAGTACCGAACGATCCAGAGCCTTTAATTAACGAAGATAATTTAACTTCCCCGGCGGCCACCACTGATTTAGACGTACAGTTTACAGAAGTCAGCTTGGAGTCGATCTCCAAGCTCGACTCGCGGATAGGAAGAGGAACACCTCGGCCTTCCGATACCGATAGTCAGACTTTAAAGCAGTACTGTAATTTCGAGGACAAAAAGGTTATGAGGGTAGCTCCCCATATCCGCAGGAAAGACGTGATTTGCGACACGGTAGATGCGTGGTCCTACTCGAACCCCTCACAGAATTCCTCTGAATTGTTTCGGTACAAGCCGCTTGTCTTCGGCGGAACCTATCCGATAGATTTGCCGGTTAGACCTGTTCGAAGTGATCTTAACTTGGCCGAGCTTACCGAACTCCCTGTCGAAAAGTCAATCAtgaaaacgtatgatatagatgTTCCGACGAATTGTGAGTAGACGATGGGTGTGCTCGATGCTGCAAGATTGTTTGCCGTTCTTATTGTTTTTCACCTTGCTTTTCTCATACTAAAAAATATTATGTGAACTTGCGATTAAGTTAATGCCGAGTAATTTGAGTCGCAATGGATTTGCCGCGTAGCCACCTATTCCCATCAAATTCGCAGGATTTCTTGTATAATTAAAGAGTTCCGCGAGCTTGAACGAAATCGGCGAGTATGCGGcaatctgtgcgattgtcttcAGTTCTTCCGCGTCGAGGATGTCTACGGATGTTTTGCGTTGTTATAAAGTATCAGTCGTTAACACAGCTCTTTGATACAGAGTAATTATAGAGCCAGGTCTAGAGAACTAGCTCTTTGTTTTAGATGTCACGTATTGTACACAAGTCTGTTATTGTTAAATATACAATAAAGTTTCCTATATATCATCGAGTTCTTTGGATTTTTCAAGACTGCGCCTCTTTTGTTATTACTTTAACAAACAACGATTGTACAATGTTACGCAAGCAAAGTTTCTCACTGCTTACTGTGATAGCTATGCGGTTCCAGGTTGTTCAGAGCATGTAAAGCAAAACCACATAAAGCCTGGGCGGTTGCTGTTACAATAAACAGTGATCAACTTTGCCAGAACAATTTTGCGATGATGAATCGTATACTTTATTTCAGCCACCGAAACCGGCGATTTCAATGACACCGTCAACGAGGAAGCAGTTCGATCCACTGGAGGAGTTGGACGCGTTGGAGACTACGGGCTCCAAGCAAACAGCAGGTGCCAAAAAGCCTCCGGAAAAGCCAACCGAGAAGAAGCCGTCCAACACCGGAGGTTCCTGGATCGGCGGATTGTTCAGCAAGTTTGCTCCGAAACCGaagaaccaaatgattttgccCGATGACAGTAACCCAACGGTAAGATCCTAGCTCT belongs to Megalopta genalis isolate 19385.01 chromosome 1, iyMegGena1_principal, whole genome shotgun sequence and includes:
- the Sec16 gene encoding endoplasmic reticulum export factor secretory 16 isoform X7, with translation MSNPYRARPVRSKVDHNLGYGAHNQNMWNPIPRVQADLSSNDSMQQQTTVMNQSKQAADPWNNSWNWDFDKQADNQQQQQQQQPPQQDQQPQQHYAPPYKNQGQLISNSIQDHYYQNVNGNKTDLINQNIMPDGNMHGTIGNKQPISNHSDSYPSYLNYPYQQYPPPPRSTSDKSVSLDYDRSQWANEPQPQTVPYPPQKSSLQSQEDQTGYPFLAGSNYNWHKPDQTNSMPANNWQNNAPADWQDPEMDTNIKSFDDMGNQCPPSSLQRNRSYLRPPPAPENIKKEHSTNDANNWPNQMNMSAFSDFRSWSQPTSTDSLQQWKHTNESHSNQWLQEQRNNNLPEENMKPDNAGVIPSNDWHPNRTVPPHYSLPNIPPPIESGIEPEERKKSVPSLISKDPGIHAKTSVTKTQLSDSRLNMSSTPETVSTVTSSENVSVQENSEFNSVSDLVDWGKNNSPEELPTKLEQMSLGPKTSKLLEHQNESSEASVPVASGDAWSQSTTAHNSTTDQIPVVPSDYTSTGVELPHPIDNQAVVNKEHSAQSGYQATSLAPIDNVVQSGYDQWYNQSTLPRSAENPWYPKDLTRSTKDWSAEQNVENYEIIQQPAEFVNLEVVTPSLQERDIYGSRDSINKETLDNDPKPVVNPVKEAVSTRDFRQEVNNVEVPAAQQPTRSLPSLQPEQVPDNYEFASNDRNTFLETGELTDSHQEHEPTPPSQDDENDEVPNDIPFLREVPGQSSSIDPRRNDPTGQEQYVQSAQRLDPRRNDPSGQEQGLQLRNITDRSERRDIPPGQERSVSLLSRSDSDTLERRNDPSGRERSLPPQQSRNDPSGEERQQSQPQIMLESSETREVPGRGNEPEEPNQQTDENLRQIPGGASPNEVTQSLDDRPNGRVVTGSQEVPSMSSAISDQVSDSRSKREEAVGASIREAQGASSSSNRRDSYDDENDEGSGNSRDDSRERRRDSSSERRRYEYERKNYYDREREYDDDYYYDRRRGAETDRSYNSRDEFDRREMPYREDDRKHPSRDDLDRHTREDLERRNKPKDDLDERDSRRRPDDRRRDRGEDVRRREREIRDYDPRHPRDRDYLDRDRRRDDRRPRRYDDFDIRDPYYDDPYSRGSRPSSRSSYNDRDRAYYMRSRDHYYGYNGYPGYDYGVHYANNYYAYIENLRRTNPAAYSEWYHKYYANQHQQQLVSRGVTNYPEDRASVHSGRSSCDDRFFTNPSACLHSPNKALYVPYFGCPGWARSPQRKRPCCLNLNRTTGDKRTLGDTSVLEDSTSASARMTPTKFSTSHAYGCFSIGSLIHVLPSYPTDGERAKVDILKLDNLLSHDPVTRDLRTYPGPLIKGVTHKKTIIEYCENKIKKAAANEEMIDRASYILLYELMIMLIQQNGNVVGVDIAALLLRNKETYPYELNKKSQDSGRRESVISQRSGLGGDGFQGSQECSTAASEKIESKPRKSIEQITDEFRNTLLYGLVQEALEYAMTEGLWGHALFLASKLDKRTHASVMTRFANSLPYHDPLQTLYQLHSGRVPAVVTGISDPRWDDWRPHLAMIISNTSSNPDINRRSITTLGDTLSARGDIHAAHFCYILSQVDFGAYEASNVKLVLIGANHHKPYNTFLTTEAVMLTEIYEYARNLSEPGFTLVDLQTFKFDLALKMMDHGLIEKALLYIEQIAVNITSEPSKYKKSFISAVYNLGDRIKYHDPVYKDSTDEAVTLLWFDNLAEIVSKCYSGEIVENDTYGSQAKQESYSSMQNQDMYEMKHPQQQLQQQQQAQLWNPPQPDYREGPTSMMEVPSTDVQSEWQPLSLPSNIPDTYDQSMQYSRNNEESYQPSQQQDYWNQDSYYQSNYGRNDSTVSNWQQQSTGAPYPPEQGDTDNSQLQEKWNYETEREDKTATPEPPKPAISMTPSTRKQFDPLEELDALETTGSKQTAGAKKPPEKPTEKKPSNTGGSWIGGLFSKFAPKPKNQMILPDDSNPTIVWDPVAKKWMNKDEDGDGSSATLAPPPKASDMGFRPPVAEQSSQAPQLPQPPSQAEDSGVNKFKLPKGRSMRANYIDVMNPTGSKGTTAPSNMPTPITSPIVPMATSSPQLFIPAPVNDLNATVTSLTSTSTPAAPSANVSENASQGSGRQNDVAK
- the Sec16 gene encoding endoplasmic reticulum export factor secretory 16 isoform X6, which gives rise to MSNPYRARPVRSKVDHNLGYGAHNQNMWNPIPRVQADLSSNDSMQQQTTVMNQSKQAADPWNNSWNWDFDKQADNQQQQQQQQPPQQDQQPQQHYAPPYKNQGQLISNSIQDHYYQNVNGNKTDLINQNIMPDGNMHGTIGNKQPISNHSDSYPSYLNYPYQQYPPPPRSTSDKSVSLDYDRSQWANEPQPQTVPYPPQKSSLQSQEDQTGYPFLAGSNYNWHKPDQTNSMPANNWQNNAPADWQDPEMDTNIKSFDDMGNQCPPSSLQRNRSYLRPPPAPENIKKEHSTNDANNWPNQMNMSAFSDFRSWSQPTSTDSLQQWKHTNESHSNQWLQEQRNNNLPEENMKPDNAGVIPSNDWHPNRTVPPHYSLPNIPPPIESGIEPEERKKSVPSLISKDPGIHAKTSVTKTQLSDSRLNMSSTPETVSTVTSSENVSVQENSEFNSVSDLVDWGKNNSPEELPTKLEQMSLGPKTSKLLEHQNESSEASVPVASGDAWSQSTTAHNSTTDQIPVVPSDYTSTGVELPHPIDNQAVVNKEHSAQSGYQATSLAPIDNVVQSGYDQWYNQSTLPRSAENPWYPKDLTRSTKDWSAEQNVENYEIIQQPAEFVNLEVVTPSLQERDIYGSRDSINKETLDNDPKPVVNPVKEAVSTRDFRQEVNNVEVPAAQQPTRSLPSLQPEQVPDNYEFASNDRNTFLETGELTDSHQEHEPTPPSQDDENDEVPNDIPFLREVPGQSSSIDPRRNDPTGQEQYVQSAQRLDPRRNDPSGQEQGLQLRNITDRSERRDIPPGQERSVSLLSRSDSDTLERRNDPSGRERSLPPQQSRNDPSGEERQQSQPQIMLESSETREVPGRGNEPEEPNQQTDENLRQIPGGASPNEVTQSLDDRPNGRVVTGSQEVPSMSSAISDQVSDSRSKREEAVGASIREAQGASSSSNRRDSYDDENDEGSGNSRDDSRERRRDSSSERRRYEYERKNYYDREREYDDDYYYDRRRGAETDRSYNSRDEFDRREMPYREDDRKHPSRDDLDRHTREDLERRNKPKDDLDERDSRRRPDDRRRDRGEDVRRREREIRDYDPRHPRDRDYLDRDRRRDDRRPRRYDDFDIRDPYYDDPYSRGSRPSSRSSYNDRDRAYYMRSRDHYYGYNGYPGYDYGVHYANNYYAYIENLRRTNPAAYSEWYHKYYANQHQQQLVSRGVTNYPEDRASVHSGRSSCDDRFFTNPSACLHSPNKALYVPYFGCPGWARSPQRKRPCCLNLNRTTGDKRTLGDTSVLEDSTSASARMTPTKFSTSHAYGCFSIGSLIHVLPSYPTDGERAKVDILKLDNLLSHDPVTRDLRTYPGPLIKGVTHKKTIIEYCENKIKKAAANEEMIDRASYILLYELMIMLIQQNGNVVGVDIAALLLRNKETYPYELNKKSQDSGRRESVISQRSGLGGDGFQGSQECSTAASEKIESKPRKSIEQITDEFRNTLLYGLVQEALEYAMTEGLWGHALFLASKLDKRTHASVMTRFANSLPYHDPLQTLYQLHSGRVPAVVTGISDPRWDDWRPHLAMIISNTSSNPDINRRSITTLGDTLSARGDIHAAHFCYILSQVDFGAYEASNVKLVLIGANHHKPYNTFLTTEAVMLTEIYEYARNLSEPGFTLVDLQTFKFDLALKMMDHGLIEKALLYIEQIAVNITSEPSKYKKSFISAVYNLGDRIKYHDPVYKDSTDEAVTLLWFDNLAEIVSKCYSGEIVENDTYGSQAKQESYSSMQNQDMYEMKHPQQQLQQQQQAQLWNPPQPDYREGPTSMMEVPSTDVQSEWQPLSLPSNIPDTYDQSMQYSRNNEESYQPSQQQDYWNQDSYYQSNYGRNDSTVSNWQQQSTGAPYPPEQGDTDNSQLQEKWNYETEREDKTATPEPPKPAISMTPSTRKQFDPLEELDALETTGSKQTAGAKKPPEKPTEKKPSNTGGSWIGGLFSKFAPKPKNQMILPDDSNPTIVWDPVAKKWMNKDEDGDGSSATLAPPPKASDMGFRPPVAEQSSQAPQLPQPPSQAEDSGVNKFKLPKGRSMRANYIDVMNPTGSKGTTAPSNMPTPITSPIVPMATSSPQLFIPAPVNDLNATVTSLTSTSTPAAPSANVSENASQGQSGRQNDVAK
- the Sec16 gene encoding endoplasmic reticulum export factor secretory 16 isoform X5 — protein: MSNPYRARPVRSKVDHNLGYGAHNQNMWNPIPRVQADLSSNDSMQQQTTVMNQSKQAADPWNNSWNWDFDKQADNQQQQQQQQPPQQDQQPQQHYAPPYKNQGQLISNSIQDHYYQNVNGNKTDLINQNIMPDGNMHGTIGNKQPISNHSDSYPSYLNYPYQQYPPPPRSTSDKSVSLDYDRSQWANEPQPQTVPYPPQKSSLQSQEDQTGYPFLAGSNYNWHKPDQTNSMPANNWQNNAPADWQDPEMDTNIKSFDDMGNQCPPSSLQRNRSYLRPPPAPENIKKEHSTNDANNWPNQMNMSAFSDFRSWSQPTSTDSLQQWKHTNESHSNQWLQEQRNNNLPEENMKPDNAGVIPSNDWHPNRTVPPHYSLPNIPPPIESGIEPEERKKSVPSLISKDPGIHAKTSVTKTQLSDSRLNMSSTPETVSTVTSSENVSVQENSEFNSVSDLVDWGKNNSPEELPTKLEQMSLGPKTSKLLEHQNESSEASVPVASGDAWSQSTTAHNSTTDQIPVVPSDYTSTGVELPHPIDNQAVVNKEHSAQSGYQATSLAPIDNVVQSGYDQWYNQSTLPRSAENPWYPKDLTRSTKDWSAEQNVENYEIIQQPAEFVNLEVVTPSLQERDIYGSRDSINKETLDNDPKPVVNPVKEAVSTRDFRQEVNNVEVPAAQQPTRSLPSLQPEQVPDNYEFASNDRNTFLETGELTDSHQEHEPTPPSQDDENDEVPNDIPFLREVPGQSSSIDPRRNDPTGQEQYVQSAQRLDPRRNDPSGQEQGLQLRNITDRSERRDIPPGQERSVSLLSRSDSDTLERRNDPSGRERSLPPQQSRNDPSGEERQQSQPQIMLESSETREVPGRGNEPEEPNQQTDENLRQIPGGASPNEVTQSLDDRPNGRVVTGSQEVPSMSSAISDQVSDSRSKREEAVGASIREAQGASSSSNRRDSYDDENDEGSGNSRDDSRERRRDSSSERRRYEYERKNYYDREREYDDDYYYDRRRGAETDRSYNSRDEFDRREMPYREDDRKHPSRDDLDRHTREDLERRNKPKDDLDERDSRRRPDDRRRDRGEDVRRREREIRDYDPRHPRDRDYLDRDRRRDDRRPRRYDDFDIRDPYYDDPYSRGSRPSSRSSYNDRDRAYYMRSRDHYYGYNGYPGYDYGVHYANNYYAYIENLRRTNPAAYSEWYHKYYANQHQQQLVSRGVTNYPEDRASVHSGRSSCDDRTTGDKRTLGDTSVLEDSTSASARMTPTKFSTSHAYGCFSIGSLIHVLPSYPTDGERAKVDILKLDNLLSHDPVTRDLRTYPGPLIKGVTHKKTIIEYCENKIKKAAANEEMIDRASYILLYELMIMLIQQNGNVVGVDIAALLLRNKETYPYELNKKSQDSGRRESVISQRSGLGGDGFQGSQECSTAASEKIESKPRKSIEQITDEFRNTLLYGLVQEALEYAMTEGLWGHALFLASKLDKRTHASVMTRFANSLPYHDPLQTLYQLHSGRVPAVVTGISDPRWDDWRPHLAMIISNTSSNPDINRRSITTLGDTLSARGDIHAAHFCYILSQVDFGAYEASNVKLVLIGANHHKPYNTFLTTEAVMLTEIYEYARNLSEPGFTLVDLQTFKFDLALKMMDHGLIEKALLYIEQIAVNITSEPSKYKKSFISAVYNLGDRIKYHDPVYKDSTDEAVTLLWFDNLAEIVSKCYSGEIVENDTYGSQAKQESYSSMQNQDMYEMKHPQQQLQQQQQAQLWNPPQPDYREGPTSMMEVPSTDVQSEWQPLSLPSNIPDTYDQSMQYSRNNEESYQPSQQQDYWNQDSYYQSNYGRNDSTVSNWQQQSTGAPYPPEQGDTDNSQLQEKWNYETEREDKTATPEPPKPAISMTPSTRKQFDPLEELDALETTGSKQTAGAKKPPEKPTEKKPSNTGGSWIGGLFSKFAPKPKNQMILPDDSNPTIVWDPVAKKWMNKDEDGDGSSATLAPPPKASDMGFRPPVAEQSSQAPQLPQPPSQAEDSGVNKFKLPKGRSMRANYIDVMNPTGSKGTTAPSNMPTPITSPIVPMATSSPQLFIPAPVNDLNATVTSLTSTSTPAAPSANVSENASQGLSRWSSTSSLSREVQSYTMRDPRLLPRNKGPTMYNPNDMKNHSGKAIQQSRYPPR